A stretch of Glandiceps talaboti chromosome 18, keGlaTala1.1, whole genome shotgun sequence DNA encodes these proteins:
- the LOC144448881 gene encoding uncharacterized protein LOC144448881, translated as MMITLKSAVGNVLDTSDSDSSSDDDTAGGEKLTANDGETTSKPLKDLAEALAALFKPLMDVQSKQKAKHFATIGMPYVYTNKIKAWLKDEGRYGAFNNDEDKWKDVKEWFENVEQFSLHSSEFCIGLLDAGILRQLQDVLSNQDIKDAHTGNAKVNLLITLTLKILHNLAKIRNKDKWFSDINFVEPVVWYTTSNDMAIKIIAMVCLACIAEGHSVDMKLQIRPDDLALLHKIADEHKEDQDKLAFFMANTTFPALATETCKSRLLIKDVFDEQHWEIVLAVFAMLIICSDKNAKFASELMESGFLDVISSVLCSRKFKKAFHDESDENHENVETLMKICLKILRQCARVENKSKFLQQKPEFYDHIFQFLDCEEINFKQSAFVFFALMNSSIKEFFSKKPKISATIDFYKFIYSIYCFINTEEESVVGDFLAEIGMAKLYVESLTSIFPPGDTISMDLDANQSEMFTAITKSVYQFGVESEAFAVKLCDEGIVNVLKRIISAPVERYNDTKNTEEDFNVTHQETSSVQIAMDILWACSSRSANVKHYWANSVTSDVLIYAKSLSLKTEIRRHAWMILANIYHYDKENSKGFLEDLKIPEVNMENQNFLSDLYSKCDYTVKGKVGNLLAAIDIPKLMLDEFRVLIREPGALRSDSDEWSEIRLIASNLWNFTDDSEDFSNSLCRNGGPATFIHDILMEDVVIDQFNISTNVGKLLEAVVGAIANCARFPINHPYLTEVDTVARLEAVSTSQDIDIQIGVILTTAHLIDDHDTYATRLTAQTGRSVKFIIQQLSEALHSDSRRAGDDVTYSALELAQGLYRLSLNDSNKVILVYEGVIPLIQIMMTTGNINEQREGARLAHQLAFNAENCREMRENYKFMTALTKLTTGTNTDVEGAATNALFQINKDYGRIREKLETKKKLRDESNMQARQNAKENESAGLPAIQPSIKFKYDIMISYSWDKQPVVLKLRKRLADAKYNVWIDLENMQHRILDSMSDAIETSQIILVMVSQRYKESANCRSEAEYARDLNKSLIPIKTEVYKPSGWLGMIIAGKYYIDFTEVVHNEGDDIFEKKFQMLEEEIHNQRGLAITN; from the exons ATGATGATTACCCTGAAATCTGCTGTTGGAAACGTGCTTGATACGTCCGACTCCGACAGTTCAAGTGATGACGATACTGCTGGTGGAGAGAAATTGACTGCTAATGATGGAGAGACAACATCAAAGCCACTTAAAGACCTAGCTGAAGCCCTGGCAGCATTATTCAAACCTCTAATGGATGTACAGAGCAAACAAAAAGCTAAACACTTCGCGACTATTGGAATGCCATATgtgtacacaaacaaaataaaagccTG GTTAAAAGATGAAGGTCGCTACGGTGCATTCAATAATGATGAAGACAAGTGGAAAGATGTGAAAGAGTGGTTTGAAAACGTTGAACAGTTCAGCTTGCatagttcagaattttgcattggTCTATTGGATGCTGGAATACTGAGACAACTTCAGGATGTATTGTCAAATCAAGACATTAAAGACGctcatactggaaatgct AAAGTGAATCTGCTGATTACACTTACATTGAAGATACTTCATAACCTAGCAAAGATTAGAAACAAAGATAAGTGGTTCAGTGATATCAACTTCGTCGAACCTGTAGTTTGGTACACAACCTCCAACGACATGGCGATCAAAATCATAGCTATGGTCTGCTTGGCATGCATCGCAGAAGGCCACTCCGTTGATATGAAGCTACAAATACGACCAGATGACCTGGCCTTGTTGCACAAGATTGCTGACGAACACAAAGAAGACCAAGACAAACTCGCCTTCTTCATGGCCAACACAACCTTTCCTGCTCTGGCAACAGAAACATGCAAGAGTCGTCTTCTAATTAAAGATGTTTTCGACGAACAGCATTGGGAAATTGTCTTGGCTGTATTCGCGATGTTAATCATATGTAGCGATAAGAATGCGAAGTTTGCTTCTGAATTGATGGAGTCTGGTTTTCTGGATGTCATCTCTTCAGTTCTCTGCTCTCGAAAGTTTAAGAAAGCTTTCCACGATGAAAGTGATGAG AACCACGAAAATGTTGAAACGCTGATGAAGATCTGCCTGAAAATATTAAGACAGTGTGCCCGTGTCGAGAATAAAAGCAAATTCCTTCAACAAAAGCCAGAATTCTACGACcacatatttcaatttcttgACTGCGAGGAGATCAACTTCAAGCAGTCTGCATTTGTATTCTTTGCACTGATGAACAGTTCCATTAAGGAGTTCTTCTCCAAAAAGCCTAAAATATCGGCAACTATTGACTTTTAtaagttcatatacagtatctaCTGCTTCATCAACACTGAAGAAGAATCCGTGGTTGGCGACTTTTTGGCAGAGATCGGTATGGCCAAGTTGTATGTCGAGTCCCTGACATCAATCTTTCCTCCAGGTGACACTATATCAATGGATCTAGACGCGAACCAATCTGAAATGTTCACAGCCATTACAAAGTCTGTCTATCAATTCGGAGTTGAGAGCGAAGCTTTCGCTGTAAAGTTGTGTGATGAAGGCATAGTGAATGTCTTAAAGCGAATAATAAGTGCACCTGTTGAAAGATACAACGATACAAAGAACACTGAAGAAGATTTCAATGTTACACACCAG GAAACGTCTTCCGTTCAAATTGCCATGGATATACTGTGGGCCTGCTCTTCACGTTCTGCCAATGTGAAACATTACTGGGCAAACAGCGTAACATCTGATGTTCTCATCTATGCAAAATCGCTCAGCTTGAAAACAGAAATCCGTAGACATGCCTGGATGATATTAGCCAACATATATCATTATGATAAAGAAAATAGCAAGGGCTTTCTTGAAGATCTGAAAATCCCTGAAGTAAATATGGAGAATCAAAATTTCTTGTCAGACTTATATTCCAAGTGTGATTACACAGTCAAGGGAAAGGTGGGAAATTTGCTTGCAGCGATCGATATTCCAAAACTGATGCTGGATGAATTTCGTGTTCTCATCAGAGAGCCTGGAGCACTTCGTTCGGACTCAGATGAATGGAGTGAGATACGACTGATTGCATCAAACCTTTGGAATTTCACCGATGACAGCGAAGACTTCTCCAACAGTTTGTGCCGAAATGGTGGACCAGCGACATTCATCCATGATATACTGATGGAAGATGTTGTTATCGATCAGTTCAACATCAGCACA AACGTTGGCAAGCTGTTAGAAGCTGTTGTAGGAGCCATAGCAAACTGTGCCCGTTTCCCTATCAACCATCCTTACCTGACAGAAGTAGACACAGTGGCTCGTCTTGAGGCTGTCAGCACAAGTCAGGACATTGATATCCAAATCGGCGTCATTTTGACAACAGCTCATCTAATCGACGACCATGATACATACGCTACACGACTGACAGCACAGACAGGTCGGAGTGTCAAGTTCATCATCCAACAGCTGAGTGAAGCATTACACAGTGATTCGCGACGAGCCGGCGATGACGTCACGTATTCTGCATTGGAATTGGCACAAGGTCTCTACCGTCTGTCATTGAATGACAGCAATAAAGTGATTCTGGTGTATGAAGGCGTTATTCCTCTCATACAAATCATGATGACCACTGGAAACATAAACGAACAGCGAGAGGGTGCTAGACTAGCTCACCAACTTGCATTTAATGCTGAGAACTGCAGAGAAATGAGAGAAAACTACAAGTTCATGACGGCTCTGACAAAGTTGACTACTGGTACAAATACTGACGTTGAGGGCGCAGCAACTAACGCTCTGTTCCAAATCAACAAGGATTATGGACGTATTCGTGAAAAGTTAGAGACAAAGAAAAAGTTACGGGATGAAAGTAACATGCAGGCACGCCAAAACG ccaaagaaaatgaGAGTGCAGGTCTGCCAGCTATTCAACCCTCTATTAAGTTCAAGTATGACATTATGATAAGCTACAGTTGGGATAAACAACCCGTGGTGTTGAAACTAAGGAAACGATTAGCAGATGCAAAATACAATGTGTGGATCGACTTAGAAAATATGCAGCATCGAATTCTAGATTCCATGTCTGATGCTATCGAGACCTCTCAGATTATTCTGGTTATGGTTTCACAGAGATACAAGGAAAGTGCAAACTGTCGGTCAG AGGCAGAGTACGCGAGGGATTTGAACAAATCACTGATTCCCATCAAGACAGAAGTATATAAACCCAGTGGATGGCTTGGTATGATCATTGCCGGGAAGTATTACATCGATTTCACAGAAGTTGTCCATAATGAAGGTGACGATATTTTCGAAAAGAAGTTCCAAATGCTGGAAGAGGAAATCCACAACCAGCGAGGACTTGCGATTACGAATTAA
- the LOC144449218 gene encoding uncharacterized protein LOC144449218, whose protein sequence is MGCGGSKVVADSPRRAPEGASPRQKELDTPSASKPDAKVESGQPDTGTSDEKNKNDSRHSLRSEEEVESETLSDGSDDAFLDLLSDLLSKPHERKNVKTYGEICKKLPDSEITSLSAKIAFTDNDDFKTDDFSDIEDGDGSNVIVGKVILKKALEELKTQDVTEEKRQRVLTTLKDLIEEDDDDDYQEPLAKYLADRQGGRLYAKLIQDILNSSVEEEMWEKLTLLLFSCRIFALQNKSFSKQLIAAGGLTASLREISHETFKDNYNNSEVKCNLIACALQTFTACQSLL, encoded by the exons ATGGGTTGTGGTGGCAGTAAAGTTGTAGCCGATTCCCCACGTCGAGCACCTGAAGgagcttctcctcggcaaaaaGAGCTTGATACACCCTCGGCATCAAAACCTGACGCCAAAGTAGAGAGTGGTCAACCTGACACTGGCACATCAGATGAAAAGAACAAGAACGATTCGAGACATTCACTGCGCAGTGAAGAAGAGGTCGAGTCTGAGACACTCAGTGACGGATCCGACGATGCATTCCTGGATCTTTTAAGTGACCTTTTGAGTAAACCACATGAACGTAAGAATGTCAAGACGTATGGCGAAATCTGCAAAAAGTTACCCGATAGTGAGATAACCTCTCTGTCTGCAAAAATTGCTTTTACTGACAATGATGATTTCAAAACTGACGATTTCAGTGATATTGAAGACGGTGACGGATCAAATGTTATCGTTGGTAAGGTCATCCTTAAAAAGGCACTTGAAGAATTGAAAACCCAAGATGTGACAGAAGAGAAAAGGCAACGTGTGCTTACAACTCTCAAAGATCTCATAGAGgaagatgacgatgatgatTACCAGGAACCACTGGCTAAATATCTAGCTGACAGACAGGGAGGAAGACTGTATGCCAAACTAATTCAAGATATCCTGAATTCGTCTGTTGAAGAGGAGATGTGGGAAAAACTGACATTGCTGTTGTTCAGCTGTCGTATTTTCGCTTTGCAGAACAAATCATTCAGCAAACAACTAATCGCAGCTGGGGGATTGACGGCTTCATTGAGAGAAATAAGTCATGAAACCTTCAAAGACAATTACAACAACTCGGAG GTAAAATGTAACTTGATAGCATGTGCGCTGCAGACATTCACAGCATGTCAATC ACTTCTATGA